A single window of Nicotiana sylvestris chromosome 3, ASM39365v2, whole genome shotgun sequence DNA harbors:
- the LOC104212252 gene encoding uncharacterized protein yields MFNRLHHPFDLESFSLVCKRFLALTNRLRRHLSLLDSTLLINGTISKLIHRFSHIISIDLSNFQGDLDLVVLDLANSVSSYTSNIEQLDISNQKQLPVTGLKELGRKLKAQSFPFLEEFDCSYSSTDLNPYPEHINPSDLAVTDSGIEVLSVNLRNLRRINVSRTELITDKSLVALSKNCLNLQGIDVVDCPLITSKGVHSILRSCTALSWISVSEIHFPRSRSGFERLASCRRALQTLNVTSSMISDEFLLLMAKSSLPLSRLSICWCINFTLSGISLLLCAYQSLKYLSLVQVDFLSDESMNDLSKYLQSLVTIDVSGCKRLTISTFFTLARNCPLLEAINMGSTDLGTKDSFHNGVKNPRIRSVNLRYNWYLDDGTLTKVALMCPNMEILDVSTCLSLTEAGIASVLEVCNQIRNLQFESCPLIKHIGEGAELPNVEVVSAATSAINDEGLALIGSRCSRLLKLNLTFCEGVTADGIQAMVTNCRSLRGIQLKMCPQLLDAN; encoded by the exons ATGTTCAATCGTCTCCATCACCCATTTGACTTGGAATCATTTTCTTTGGTTTGCAAGAGATTTCTTGCTCTCACCAATCGTCTACGCCGCCATTTGTCTCTACTTGACTCCACTCTTCTCATAAACGGTACCATATCTAAACTCATTCACCGATTTTCGCATATTATCTCTATTGATCTTAGTAATTTCCAAGGTGACCTTGATCTTGTTGTTCTTGACCTCGCCAATTCTGTCTCATCCTATACGTCTAATATCGAACAACTTGATATCTCTAATCAGAAACAATTACCCGTCACCGGGTTGAAGGAATTGGGCCGTAAATTGAAGG cacagtCGTTTCCGTTTCTGGAAGAGTTTGATTGTAGTTATTCCAGTACGGATTTAAATCCCTATCCTGAGCATATTAACCCTAGCGATTTGGCGGTAACTGATTCCGGGATTGAGGTTTTATCAGTGAATTTGAGGAATTTGCGTAGGATTAATGTTTCTAGGACTGAGCTAATTACTGATAAGTCCCTTGTTGCTCTGTCTAAGAATTGTTTGAATTTACAAGGCATTGATGTGGTGGATTGCCCTCTGATAACTTCAAAAGGTGTCCATTCTATACTACGTAGTTGTACTGCTTTGAGTTGGATTTCAGTGTCCGAGATTCACTTTCCTCGATCACGCTCTGGTTTTGAACGTTTGGCTTCTTGTCGCCGAGCTTTGCAGACATTGAATGTCACCAGCTCGATGATTTCGGATGAATTCCTCTTATTGATGGCCAAGTCTTCTCTCCCTCTATCCAGGCTTTCAATTTGCTGGTGCATAAATTTCACATTATCTGGTATCTCTTTGCTCTTGTGTGCATACCAATCACTAAAGTACTTATCTCTGGTTCAAGTAGATTTCTTGAGTGATGAGTCCATGAATGATTTATCCAAATATCTACAGAGTCTAGTTACCATTGATGTCAGTGGTTGTAAGAGATTGACCATTTCGACGTTCTTCACACTTGCAAGAAATTGTCCTTTACTAGAAGCAATTAACATGGGAAGTACTGATTTGGGGACGAAGGATTCTTTTCATAATGGTGTGAAGAACCCAAGAATCAGGTCTGTTAATCTCCGATATAATTGGTATCTAGATGATGGCACTCTCACAAAAGTTGCTTTAATGTGCCCCAATATGGAGATTCTTGATGTGTCCACATGTCTAAGTCTTACAGAGGCAGGTATTGCTTCAGTTCTTGAGGTTTGCAATCAGATAAGGAACTTGCAGTTTGAGAGCTGTCCATTGATTAAACATATAGGAGAAGGCGCGGAATTGCCTAATGTTGAGGTAGTCAGTGCAGCTACTTCAGCAATAAACGACGAAGGCCTGGCCTTGATTGGGAGCAGATGTTCTCGCCTATTGAAATTAAACTTGACTTTCTGTGAAGGAGTGACAGCAGATGGCATTCAGGCTATGGTGACAAATTGTAGATCATTGAGAGGGATACAATTGAAGATGTGTCCGCAA TTATTAGATGCAAATTGA
- the LOC104212250 gene encoding probable serine/threonine protein kinase IREH1: MVFKGRFFSSKKSETSSPDGSYNSPGSGGSNSNSPVRSDKKKGKSKDNSPSTPTSLSSFAASFKDKKKKDKDAINKGKESPISVEVKKETAATFNLKKGGVTETNKEAAGATTAFPLSPIMASSLGLNKIKTRSGPLPQESFFGYGSSSREKGNALGSSNLSKTVGDGPSLSSGSGMKSLGKKDEKKSVLDSPENAPLRERSPHIPGPSRLQSGESSSGAGQFDSSWGHSGGLRGIDVCTPELKTSYECDNPKESESPRFQAILRVTSAPRKRSPADIKSFSHELNSKGVRPYPFWKPRGLNNLEEVLTMIRAKFDKAKEEVDSDLRIFAADLVGVLEKNAETHPEWQETIEDLLVLARSCAMTSPGEFWLQCEGIVQDLDDRRQELPMGTLKQLHTRMLFILTRCTRLLQFHKESAFAEDEPVFQLRQSLQPVEKRIPPGMGRNSKISGPMQFPKVPAPRKFYSQEQHGLEWKRDQAVQQGDSQALQAESLKKLESPGGRGDRMASWNKFPTPAVKSPKQASPTKEDTIDGNIEPSKLFMNKRGTPDVDLAAAKHPQLLSAKDSHAHSSIPSKHQYKVSWGHWGDQPSVSDESSIICRICEEEVPTLHVEDHSRICAIADRCDQKGLSVNERLIRIADTLEKLMESFSQKDFQPTVGSPDVAKISNSSVTEESEPFSPKLSDWSRRGSEDMLDSFPEADNSMFMDELKGLPTMSCKTRFGPKSDQGMTTSSAGSMTPRSPLQTPRTSQIDLLLAGKGGFSEHDDLPQMNELADIARCVANTPLDDDQSLSYLLSCLEDLKVVTERRKLDALTVETFGTRIEKLIREKYLQLCELVDDDKVDITSTVIDEDAPLEDDVVRSLRTSPIHSKDRTSIDDFEIIKPISRGAFGRVFLAKKRATGDFFAIKVLKKADMIRKNAVESILAERDILISVRNPFVVRFFYSFTCRENLYLVMEYLNGGDLYSLLRNLGCLDEDVARVYIAEVVLALEYLHSLRVVHRDLKPDNLLIAHDGHIKLTDFGLSKVGLINSTDDLSGPAVSGASMMEDDESQLLAPEHQQEKREKRSAVGTPDYLAPEILLGTGHGFTADWWSVGVILFELIVGIPPFNAEHPQKIFDNILNCNIPWPGVPEEMSFEAHDLIDRLLTEDPNQRLGAGGASEVKQHPFFRDINWDTLARQKAAFVPASESALDTSYFTSRFSWNPSDERVYAASEFEDSSDNGSVSGSSSCLSNRHDEMVDECGGLAEFESGSSINYSFSNFSFKNLSQLASINYDLLSKGWKNDQPTNPNA, from the exons ATGGTGTTCAAAGGTCGGTTTTTCTCATCAAAGAAATCGGAAACCTCAAGTCCAGATGGATCTTACAATAGTCCAGGATCCGGCGGGTCCAACTCCAACTCTCCGGTCCGATCCGATAAGAAGAAAGGCAAGTCTAAGGACAACTCTCCGAGCACACCTACGTCCTTGTCAAGTTTTGCTGCTAGCTTcaaagataagaagaaaaaggATAAGGATGCTATTAATAAAGGCAAAGAAAGCCCAATTAGCGTGGAAGTTAAAAAAGAAACGGCGGCAACGTTCAATTTGAAGAAAGGAGGTGTAACGGAAACTAATAAAGAAGCTGCTGGGGCTACTACTGCTTTTCCGTTGTCACCGATAATGGCGTCATCGTTGGGCTTGAATAAAATTAAAACACGATCAGGGCCGTTGCCGCAGGAGAGCTTTTTTGGATATGGGAGTAGTAGTAGAGAGAAAGGAAATGCTTTAGGTTCCAGCAACTTGTCTAAGACTGTCGGTGATGGGCCGTCATTGAGTTCTGGTTCGGGCATGAAGAGTTTAGGGAAGAAGGATGAGAAGAAGTCAGTATTGGATTCTCCCGAGAATGCTCCATTGAGGGAAAGAAGCCCACATATACCAGGCCCATCAAGGCTGCAGAGTGGTGAATCATCTTCTGGAGCAG GGCAATTCGATTCATCTTGGGGCCATTCTGGAGGTCTCAGAGGCATAGATGTATGTACTCCCGAATTGAAG ACATCTTATGAATGTGATAATCCAAAGGAGTCCGAATCACCTCGCTTTCAAGCTATACTGCGGGTAACCAGTGCACCTAGGAAAAGGTCTCCTGCAGATATAAAAAGTTTCTCCCATGAACTTAATTCCAAAGGTGTACGGCCTTATCCATTCTGGAAGCCTCGAGGTTTAAACAATTTAGAG GAGGTCTTAACGATGATTAGAGCAAAGTTCGACAAAGCAAAGGAGGAAGTGGACTCTGATTTGCGTATTTTCGCAGCAGATCTGGTTGGAGTTCTGGAAAAAAATGCAGAAACTCATCCAGAATGGCAGGAAACGATTGAAGATTTGCTGGTTTTGGCTCGGAGCTGTGCAATGACATCGCCGGGGGAATTTTGGCTCCAATGTGAGGGGATTGTTCAGGACCTGGATGACAGACGCCAGGAACTTCCAATGGGTACACTGAAGCAGCTGCATACTAGGATGCTTTTTATACTTACAAGGTGTACACGATTGCTTCAATTCCACAAGGAAAGTGCATTTGCTGAGGATGAACCTGTATTTCAACTTCGTCAATCGTTGCAGCCTGTGGAAAAACGCATTCCTCCAGGTATGGGAAGAAATAGTAAGATCTCTGGTCCTATGCAATTCCCAAAGGTGCCGGCCCCAAGAAAATTTTATAGTCAGGAACAACATGGGTTAGAGTGGAAGAGAGATCAGGCTGTACAGCAAGGAGACTCTCAGGCCTTGCAAGCTGAAAGTCTTAAAAAATTGGAGTCTCCTGGTGGAAGGGGAGATCGAATGGCATCCTGGAATAAATTTCCAACTCCAGCAGTAAAAAGTCCCAAACAAGCTTCTCCAACCAAGGAGGACACGATTGATGGCAATATTGAACCTTCAAAGCTATTTATGAACAAAAGAGGAACTCCTGATGTAGATCTAGCTGCTGCCAAGCATCCTCAGCTTCTTTCTGCTAAAGACTCTCATGCACACTCTTCAATTCCTTCCAAGCACCAGTATAAAGTTTCTTGGGGCCACTGGGGTGATCAACCAAGTGTATCAGATGAAAGTTCAATAATTTGTCGCATTTGTGAGGAGGAGGTTCCCACTTTGCATGTGGAAGACCACTCCAGAATTTGTGCTATTGCTGATCGTTGTGATCAAAAGGGTCTTAGTGTCAATGAGCGCTTGATTAGAATTGCAGATACTCTTGAGAAGCTCATGGAGTCATTTTCACAGAAAGACTTCCAGCCAACTGTTGGAAGTCCAGATGTCGCAAAAATATCAAACTCTAGTGTAACCGAGGAATCTGAACCTTTCTCTCCAAAACTTAGTGATTGGTCACGCAGAGGTTCAGAAGACATGCTGGACTCTTTTCCTGAAGCAGATAACTCTATGTTCATGGATGAACTTAAAGGTTTACCCACTATGTCATGTAAAACTCGCTTTGGACCAAAGTCAGATCAAGGAATGACAACATCATCTGCAGGCAGCATGACCCCTAGGTCCCCCTTGCAGACACCAAGGACAAGTCAGATAGACCTGTTATTGGCAGGTAAAGGTGGTTTCTCCGAGCATGACGATCTCCCTCAG ATGAATGAACTGGCAGATATTGCTCGATGTGTGGCAAATACGCCTTTAGATGATGATCAGTCTCTGTCCTATTTGCTCTCTTGCCTTGAAGATCTGAAAGTTGTGACGGAACGCAGAAAGTTGGATGCACTTACAGTGGAAACGTTTGGAACCCGCATAGAAAAGCTGATAAG GGAGAAGTATTTGCAACTATGCGAACTAGTTGATGATGACAAGGTTGATATCACTAGCACTGTCATTGATGAAGATGCTCCCTTGGAAGATGATGTTGTACGTAGCTTGAGAACCAGCCCTATTCATTCGAAAGACCGTACCTCTATAGATGACTTTGAGATAATAAAACCAATTAGTCGTGGTGCATTTGGCCGTGTTTTCTTGGCAAAAAAGAGAGCAACTGGAGATTTCTTTGCAATTAAG GTTTTGAAGAAGGCAGATATGATACGCAAAAATGCCGTTGAGAGTATCTTGGCGGAACGCGATATTTTAATATCGGTTCGCAATCCCTTTGTG GTTCGCTTCTTCTACTCTTTTACTTGCCGTGAAAATTTGTACCTTGTGATGGAATACCTGAATGGGGGGGACCTGTATTCATTGTTGAGGAATCTTGGTTGCTTGGATGAAGATGTTGCTCGTGTATATATCGCTGAAGTA GTGCTTGCTCTGGAATATCTGCACTCTTTGCGAGTGGTTCATCGTGATTTAAAGCCAGACAATTTGTTGATTGCTCATGATGGTCATATCAAG TTGACGGACTTTGGGCTTTCTAAAGTTGGTCTTATCAATAGCACAGATGACTTGTCTGGTCCGGCAGTCAGTGGAGCATCCATGATGGAAGATGATGAATCTCAGTTATTGGCACCTGAGCATCAGCAGGAGAAGCGCGAGAAACGTTCTGCTGTTGGCACACCAGACTATTTGGCACCCGAAATCCTTCTAGGAACAGGGCATG GTTTCACGGCTGATTGGTGGTCTGTGGGTGTTATCCTCTTTGAGTTGATTGTTGGCATTCCACCTTTCAATGCGGAGCACCCTCAG AAAATATTCGACAATATTCTCAATTGTAATATACCTTGGCCTGGAGTTCCTGAGGAGATGAGTTTTGAGGCGCATGATCTGATTGACCG GTTACTAACAGAAGATCCTAACCAGAGACTTGGAGCCGGCGGAGCCTCAGAG GTGAAGCAGCACCCCTTTTTTAGAGATATTAACTGGGACACACTTGCTAGACAGAAG GCTGCATTTGTGCCTGCTTCAGAAAGTGCACTGGATACAAGTTATTTCACCAGTCGCTTCTCTTGGAATCCTTCAGATGAACGTGTATATGCAGCCAGTGAATTTGAGGATTCTAGCGACAATGGTAGTGTTAGCGGTAGTAGCAGTTGTTTAAGTAATCGTCATGATGAAATG GTTGATGAGTGTGGCGGTCTTGCAGAATTTGAATCAGGCTCTTCCATCAACTATTCTTTTAGTAACTTCTCATTCAAG AATCTCTCCCAGCTTGCATCAATCAATTATGATTTGCTTTCGAAAGGTTGGAAAAATGATCAGCCGACAAATCCTAATGCATAG